The Bos javanicus breed banteng chromosome 11, ARS-OSU_banteng_1.0, whole genome shotgun sequence genome includes a window with the following:
- the CCT7 gene encoding T-complex protein 1 subunit eta, whose product MMPTPVILLKEGTDSSQGIPQLVSNISACQVIAEAVRTTLGPRGMDKLIVDGRGKATISNDGATILKLLDVVHPAAKTLVDIAKSQDAEVGDGTTSVTLLAAEFLKQVKPYVEEGLHPQIIIRAFRTATQLAVNKIKEIAVTVKKEDKVEQRKLLEKCAMTALSSKLISQQKAFFAKMVVDAVMMLDDLLQLKMIGIKKVQGGALEESQLVAGVAFKKTFSYAGFEMQPKKYHNPMIALLNVELELKAEKDNAEIRVHTVEDYQAIVDAEWNILYDKLEKIHHSGAKVVLSKLPIGDVATQYFADRDMFCAGRVPEEDLKRTMMACGGSIQTSVNALSSDVLGRCQVFEETQIGGERYNFFTGCPKAKTCTIILRGGAEQFMEETERSLHDAIMIVRRAIKNDSVVAGGGAIEMELSKYLRDYSRTIPGKQQLLIGAYAKALEIIPRQLCDNAGFDATNILNKLRARHAQGGMWYGVDINTEDIADNFEAFVWEPAMVRINALTAASEAACLIVSVDETIKNPRSTVDASPAAGRGRGRGRLH is encoded by the exons CCCACACCAGTTATCCTGTTGAAAGAGGGGACTGATAGCTCCCAAGGCATCCCCCAGCTTGTAAGTAAcatcagtgcctgccaggtgaTTGCTGAGGCTGTCAGAACTACCCTGGGCCCCCGTGGTATGGACAAGCTCATTGTGGATGGCCGAG GCAAAGCAACAATTTCTAATGATGGGGCCACAATTCTGAAACTCCTTGATGTTGTCCATCCTGCAGCGAAGACTTTAGTGGACATTGCAAAATCCCAAGATGCTGAG GTCGGTGACGGCACCACCTCAGTGACCCTGCTGGCTGCAGAATTTCTGAAACAGGTGAAACCCTACGTGGAGGAAGGTTTGCACCCACAGATCATCATCCGCGCCTTCCGCACTGCCACACAGTTG GCAGTTAACAAGATCAAGGAGATCGCagtgactgtgaagaaggaagaTAAAGT GGAGCAGAGGAAGCTGCTTGAGAAATGTGCCATGACTGCTCTGAGCTCCAAGCTGATCTCCCAGCAGAAAGCCTTCTTCGCTAAGATGGTGGTGGACGCGGTGATGATGCTTGATGATTTGCTGCAGCTTAAAATGATTGGAATCAAGAAGGTGCAAGGTGGAGCCCTAGAG gagTCCCAGCTTGTCGCTGGCGTCGCATTCAAGAAGACTTTCTCTTATGCTGGGTTTGAAATGCAGCCCAAAAAGTACCATAATCCAATGATTGCCCTTTTAAATGTTGAGCTCGAGCTGAAAGCTGAGAAAGATAATGCGGAAATCAGAGTCCATACAGTTGAG GATTATCAGGCAATTGTTGATGCTGAGTGGAACATTCTTTATGACAAGTTAGAGAAGATCCATCATTCTGGAGCCAAAGTCGTCTTATCTAAACTCCCCATCGGGGATGTGGCCACCCAGTACTTTGCTGACAGGGACATGTTCTGCGCTGGCCGAGTGCCGGAGGAGGATCTGAAGAGGACAATGATG GCTTGTGGAGGCTCCATCCAGACCAGTGTGAATGCGCTGTCGTCAGATGTTCTGGGCCGCTGCCAGGTCTTTGAAGAGACTCAGATTGGAGGCGAGAG GTACAATTTCTTCACTGGCTGCCCTAAGGCCAAGACATGCACTATCATCCTCCGTGGTGGTGCAGAGCAATTTATGGAGGAGACAGAGCGGTCCCTGCACGACGCCATCATGATTGTCAGGAGGGCCATCAAG AATGATTCAGTGGTGGCTGGTGGTGGCGCCATCGAGATGGAGCTCTCTAAGTACCTTCGAGATTACTCAAGAACCATTCCAGGAAAACAGCAGCTACTGATTGGGGCCTATGCCAAGGCCTTGGAAATTATCCCACGCCAGCTCTGTGACAATGCTGGTTTTGATGCCACAAACATCCTCAACAAGCTACGGGCTCGGCACGCCCAG GGGGGCATGTGGTACGGGGTGGACATCAACACTGAGGACATTGCTGACAACTTTGAGGCCTTTGTGTGGGAGCCAGCGATGGTGCGGATCAACGCCCTGACTGCCGCCTCCGAGGCCGCGTGCCTCATCGTGTCTGTCGATGAGACCATCAAGAACCCTCGCTCAACAGTGGATGCTTCCCCAGCCGCTGGCCGGGGCCGAGGTCGCGGCCGCCTTCACTGA